In Clostridium sp. DL-VIII, the following proteins share a genomic window:
- a CDS encoding AbrB/MazE/SpoVT family DNA-binding domain-containing protein: protein MKASGIVRNLDNLGRVVIPKEIRKVLGINEGDSIEITKVNNDIVLRKYSKGCIFCGSDKDISEFNNVLVCSGCRKILGQN from the coding sequence ATGAAAGCATCAGGGATAGTAAGAAATCTTGATAATTTAGGGAGAGTTGTAATACCAAAGGAAATAAGAAAGGTATTAGGAATTAATGAAGGGGATTCAATCGAAATAACTAAGGTTAATAATGATATAGTTTTGAGGAAATACAGTAAAGGATGCATCTTTTGTGGAAGTGATAAAGATATAAGTGAATTTAATAATGTGCTTGTTTGTAGTGGCTGCAGAAAGATTTTAGGACAGAATTAG
- a CDS encoding ATP-binding protein translates to MQPLAVACECRKIEKLKSEWKYSGINVEQSKLTFSSFEVWNKASQRMKDTAAAYCTDFDEIRNNRRNSILLCGQVGSGKTHCSIAVALNFLKQRIKVVYMPYRDVITKIKQNMIDEEYYTRTISKYQLCEVLLIDDLFKGKVNESDINIVFEIINYRYLNFLPIIVSSEFSIDRLLAFDEGVASRIYESATCCYLKRIA, encoded by the coding sequence ATGCAGCCTCTTGCTGTAGCCTGTGAATGCAGAAAAATAGAAAAGCTAAAAAGTGAGTGGAAGTATTCAGGAATCAATGTTGAACAAAGTAAACTTACGTTTTCTAGTTTTGAGGTCTGGAATAAGGCTTCTCAAAGAATGAAGGACACTGCTGCAGCTTATTGCACTGATTTTGATGAAATAAGAAATAATAGACGCAATAGTATTTTATTGTGTGGCCAGGTTGGGAGCGGTAAAACGCATTGTAGCATCGCTGTTGCATTAAATTTTTTAAAGCAAAGAATTAAAGTAGTGTACATGCCTTATAGAGATGTAATCACAAAAATAAAGCAAAATATGATTGATGAAGAATATTACACCAGAACCATTTCGAAGTATCAATTATGTGAGGTTCTGCTTATTGACGATCTCTTCAAGGGAAAAGTCAATGAAAGTGATATTAATATTGTTTTTGAAATCATTAATTATAGGTATCTTAATTTCCTGCCTATTATAGTTAGCAGTGAGTTTTCTATTGATAGACTACTGGCATTTGATGAAGGGGTTGCCTCAAGGATATATGAAAGTGCGACTTGTTGCTATTTGAAAAGAATAGCCTAG
- a CDS encoding phage replisome organizer N-terminal domain-containing protein: MADIKWIKLATCMPDDEKMKLIDAMPERDTIHYVWIRILLLGGKINANGEIFLSEGKPLTAKMLAILFSRPIDAIKLALKVLSRFGMIEIAPDKVIRIVNWDKYQNIEGMERVREQNRKRAENHREKKKQEKKVSKSDAQESYESEVLEEGITLDENEEPEETKDLEQKNYSKSKDVSEENKGLDKKEPLENIETSEEASTNTVIDDKTNNYTNGISSNSIVETADNNFTVTKNTSNVTQNKSNVIVTQQNKKEIENKKKNKKKEIDKDKNIEIKKNNGYGINSKSLICDGEVNQSSLFEQHNNTKSELGEEEDINLKALELMHYHEKITGKVGGCDYVALRSAIDIHGEKRVKMAMDVGFERSCPDIKYAIGVLKNWRRDGYPEDNVEVKRDGFRSNGKSSTADKNEFAGFKPKEPRKLTEAERKRIEANLI, from the coding sequence ATGGCAGATATTAAATGGATTAAGTTAGCTACTTGTATGCCTGATGATGAAAAAATGAAGTTAATAGATGCAATGCCTGAGAGAGATACAATTCATTATGTATGGATAAGAATACTCTTACTAGGTGGAAAGATAAATGCTAATGGAGAGATTTTTTTATCAGAGGGAAAGCCTCTTACTGCAAAGATGTTAGCTATATTATTTTCTAGACCAATAGATGCCATTAAACTTGCATTAAAAGTTTTATCTAGATTTGGCATGATTGAAATAGCTCCTGATAAAGTAATCAGAATTGTAAACTGGGACAAGTATCAAAACATAGAAGGAATGGAAAGAGTTCGTGAACAAAATAGAAAAAGAGCTGAGAATCATAGAGAAAAGAAAAAACAGGAGAAGAAGGTTAGCAAAAGTGATGCTCAAGAAAGTTATGAAAGCGAAGTTTTAGAAGAAGGCATAACTTTGGATGAAAATGAGGAACCAGAAGAAACTAAGGATTTAGAACAAAAGAACTATTCAAAAAGTAAGGATGTTTCAGAGGAAAATAAAGGTCTAGATAAAAAAGAGCCATTAGAAAATATAGAAACTAGTGAAGAAGCTTCTACAAATACTGTTATTGACGATAAAACCAATAATTATACTAATGGAATTTCGAGTAATAGCATTGTAGAAACTGCTGATAATAACTTTACTGTTACTAAAAATACTAGTAACGTTACACAAAATAAAAGTAACGTTATAGTAACGCAGCAGAATAAGAAAGAGATAGAGAATAAGAAAAAGAATAAGAAAAAAGAGATAGATAAAGATAAAAACATAGAGATTAAAAAGAATAATGGCTATGGCATAAATAGCAAAAGCTTAATATGTGATGGGGAAGTAAATCAGTCTAGTCTCTTTGAGCAACATAATAATACTAAAAGTGAATTGGGAGAAGAGGAGGATATAAATCTTAAAGCTTTAGAGCTTATGCATTACCATGAAAAAATAACAGGAAAAGTTGGTGGATGTGACTATGTTGCACTTAGATCAGCTATTGATATTCATGGAGAAAAGCGAGTCAAGATGGCCATGGACGTTGGCTTTGAAAGAAGTTGTCCTGACATAAAGTATGCCATTGGAGTATTGAAAAACTGGAGAAGAGATGGATATCCGGAAGATAATGTGGAGGTGAAGAGAGATGGCTTTAGAAGCAATGGAAAGAGTAGCACAGCAGATAAAAATGAATTTGCAGGATTTAAGCCAAAGGAACCACGAAAGCTTACAGAAGCTGAAAGAAAGAGGATTGAAGCAAACCTCATATAA
- a CDS encoding phage antirepressor KilAC domain-containing protein: MKHGVGVVTGKRKNGTDAIQNVEMTIIPEGDIYRLVAKSELTGAEKFEAWIFDEVLPSIRKTGMYATDELLDNPDLLIAAATKLKEERKARLEAENKVKLLEPKGEFYDDVAGSKDSIEMGHVAKVLGIKGMGRNSLFSLLREKKVLDKNNIPYQQFVDMRYFRVLEQKYTVPNRETKINIKTMVFQKGIEFIRKKINEP; this comes from the coding sequence GTGAAACACGGAGTAGGGGTAGTTACTGGAAAGAGAAAAAATGGAACGGATGCTATCCAAAATGTAGAAATGACTATTATTCCAGAAGGGGACATATATAGGCTTGTGGCAAAATCTGAGTTGACAGGTGCAGAAAAGTTTGAAGCGTGGATTTTTGATGAGGTATTGCCTAGCATACGAAAAACTGGAATGTATGCTACAGATGAATTATTAGATAATCCAGATTTACTTATTGCTGCAGCTACTAAGTTAAAAGAAGAGAGAAAAGCAAGGTTGGAAGCCGAAAATAAAGTAAAATTACTAGAACCTAAAGGGGAATTTTATGATGATGTTGCAGGCTCTAAGGATAGTATCGAAATGGGACATGTTGCAAAGGTTCTTGGAATTAAGGGAATGGGAAGAAATAGTTTGTTTTCATTGCTAAGAGAAAAGAAAGTCTTGGATAAAAATAATATTCCTTATCAACAGTTTGTAGACATGAGGTATTTTCGAGTATTAGAGCAAAAATATACAGTACCAAATAGAGAGACAAAGATAAATATCAAAACGATGGTATTTCAAAAAGGAATAGAGTTTATAAGGAAGAAAATTAATGAGCCATGA
- a CDS encoding DUF1659 domain-containing protein, translating to MAVTKTIDSVSLSIEVQKALDKAGDPIYTKKTFSGIKTDATPDNVYAVADAIKGVMEANTRDYFINESSSLANA from the coding sequence ATGGCTGTAACTAAAACTATCGACTCAGTTTCTCTTAGTATCGAGGTTCAAAAAGCTCTAGATAAAGCTGGCGACCCAATTTATACCAAAAAAACTTTCTCAGGTATAAAAACAGATGCTACACCTGATAATGTATATGCTGTTGCAGATGCAATTAAAGGTGTTATGGAAGCTAACACTAGAGATTACTTTATCAACGAATCTTCTAGTTTAGCAAATGCTTAG
- the ltrA gene encoding group II intron reverse transcriptase/maturase, with protein sequence MQSIFDKLYGKSTEGFKFNNLMQYVTSRNNILLAYRNIKNNKGSTTCGTDKLDISFFKDMTTEKFVKRIQNKLANYTPESVRRVEIPKPNGKTRPLGIPCIEDRIIQQCIKQILEPICEAKFYKHSYGFRPNRSTEHAIARSMHLMNNAHLHYVVDIDIKGFFDNVSHSKLKKQIWNLGIQDKNLISIIGKILKSEIQGIGIPNKGTPQGGIISPLLSNIALNELDWWISSQWETFKTNYKYSAKSHKYRAIKKGDLKEIWLVRYADDFKIFCRDYKTAFKIFRATKMWLKERLDLDISTEKSKVTNLRKNYTEYLGFKLMVKPKHNKYVCQSRMCNKAKKITINKLKNQIKEIQKHGNSKEVLKLNSMILGMHNYYKCATKITYDFREINFLVTKTLEIRLKPWISNKPQFTETYKRLYGNYKGKIRTINGITMFPIYGCKTSNAMHLHRDICNYTKPGRNKIHQNLRGYKHLIDYLLRTANDDNTAELNDNRISLIAGQQGKCYVTGLDLEIGNMECHHKKQKCDGGTDEYKNLVWICGEAHKIVHCTKLDTIKNYLGLLTLDKQGMNRVNSLRKLVGNSVI encoded by the coding sequence ATGCAAAGTATATTTGATAAATTATACGGAAAATCAACTGAAGGATTTAAGTTTAATAATCTAATGCAATATGTAACTTCAAGGAATAACATTTTATTAGCATACAGAAATATTAAGAATAATAAAGGTTCTACAACTTGTGGAACTGATAAACTTGATATAAGTTTTTTCAAAGATATGACAACAGAGAAATTTGTTAAGCGTATTCAAAATAAATTAGCTAACTATACTCCGGAAAGTGTAAGAAGAGTTGAAATTCCTAAGCCAAATGGTAAAACTAGACCGCTAGGAATTCCTTGTATTGAAGATAGAATAATTCAACAATGTATTAAACAAATTTTAGAACCAATATGTGAAGCTAAATTTTATAAACATAGTTACGGTTTCAGACCGAATAGGTCAACTGAACATGCCATTGCGAGAAGCATGCATTTGATGAATAATGCTCATCTACATTATGTAGTGGACATAGATATCAAAGGTTTCTTTGATAATGTTAGTCACAGCAAACTTAAAAAACAAATATGGAATTTAGGCATTCAAGATAAAAACTTGATTAGTATAATTGGGAAGATATTAAAATCAGAAATACAAGGCATTGGAATACCTAATAAGGGAACTCCTCAAGGAGGGATAATTAGTCCTTTATTATCCAATATTGCTCTTAATGAATTGGATTGGTGGATAAGTTCCCAATGGGAAACATTTAAAACAAATTATAAATATAGTGCTAAATCACACAAATATAGAGCAATTAAAAAAGGTGATTTAAAAGAAATATGGTTAGTAAGATATGCGGATGATTTTAAAATATTCTGTAGAGATTATAAAACTGCATTTAAAATATTTAGAGCAACAAAGATGTGGCTAAAAGAAAGATTAGACCTAGATATAAGTACAGAAAAATCAAAAGTAACCAATCTTAGAAAAAATTACACTGAATATTTAGGTTTCAAATTAATGGTTAAACCCAAACATAATAAATATGTATGCCAAAGCAGAATGTGTAATAAAGCTAAAAAGATTACTATAAACAAGCTTAAAAATCAAATAAAAGAAATTCAAAAGCATGGGAATAGTAAGGAAGTATTAAAGTTAAATTCAATGATATTAGGGATGCATAATTATTATAAGTGTGCAACAAAGATAACATATGATTTCAGAGAAATAAATTTCTTAGTTACAAAAACCTTAGAAATACGCTTAAAGCCATGGATATCAAATAAACCGCAATTTACCGAAACATATAAACGCTTATATGGAAATTACAAAGGTAAGATAAGAACAATTAATGGTATTACCATGTTTCCTATTTATGGTTGCAAAACAAGCAATGCAATGCATTTACATCGAGATATATGTAATTATACAAAACCTGGCAGAAATAAAATCCATCAAAATCTTAGGGGGTACAAACATCTAATTGATTACCTACTAAGAACAGCAAATGATGATAATACTGCTGAACTTAATGATAATAGAATATCTTTAATTGCTGGGCAACAAGGTAAATGTTATGTAACAGGATTGGATTTAGAAATAGGCAATATGGAATGTCACCACAAAAAACAGAAATGTGATGGTGGTACTGATGAATATAAAAATTTAGTTTGGATATGTGGCGAAGCCCATAAGATTGTACATTGTACTAAATTAGATACCATTAAAAATTATCTAGGTTTGTTGACCCTTGATAAACAAGGGATGAATCGTGTTAATTCTTTAAGAAAGTTAGTAGGAAATTCAGTTATTTAA
- a CDS encoding DUF2922 domain-containing protein, whose amino-acid sequence MEYSLSMTFLTVAGEKSTLSVSGVKPTLTKDEVNALMDTVIAKNVFKTNSGDLVKKSGAQVTQRQVTKFDVA is encoded by the coding sequence ATGGAATATTCTTTATCTATGACTTTTTTAACTGTAGCTGGTGAAAAAAGTACTTTAAGTGTTTCTGGTGTTAAACCTACTCTTACAAAAGATGAGGTTAACGCACTTATGGATACTGTAATTGCTAAGAATGTTTTCAAAACTAATTCTGGTGATTTAGTTAAGAAATCTGGTGCTCAAGTTACTCAACGACAAGTTACTAAATTTGATGTAGCTTAG
- a CDS encoding BRO family protein has protein sequence MGGLLIFKNERFGEIRWVKLNNKDYAVGIDIAKALGYKKPNDAISRHCRGGRETRSRGSYWKEKKWNGCYPKCRNDYYSRRGHI, from the coding sequence ATGGGAGGTTTACTAATTTTCAAAAACGAAAGATTTGGAGAAATAAGATGGGTGAAGCTTAATAATAAGGATTATGCAGTTGGAATTGATATAGCAAAAGCTTTAGGATATAAAAAGCCTAATGATGCAATTTCAAGACACTGTAGGGGGGGCCGTGAAACACGGAGTAGGGGTAGTTACTGGAAAGAGAAAAAATGGAACGGATGCTATCCAAAATGTAGAAATGACTATTATTCCAGAAGGGGACATATATAG